A single Cupriavidus sp. D39 DNA region contains:
- a CDS encoding metal-dependent hydrolase family protein, whose product MKQILLKGGNVLDPAHGSLLQRHDVLIEGERIAEVSATPIHAPAAQVIDLAGKTVMPGLIDCHVHVLASLANLGLNAVQPNVLVAFRAMPIMKAMLERGFTTVRDAGGADWGLSQAIETGLVPGPRIFPSGKALSQTGGHGDFRPRADVLEPCSCAFRAGAIARVADGVDAVRLAVREEIQKGAMQIKIMASGGVASPTDPIGNTQYSEDEIRAIVAEAEAAQTYVMAHAYTGRAIARAVRCGVRTIEHGNLVDHAAARVMREHGAFVVPTLVTYESLARDGARLGLPAASVAKIETVRQAGRDSLGIYAQAGVPMGFGSDLLGEMHQDQSDEFRIRAELLGNLEAIRSATSIAAAILQREGELGTVRVGALADLIAVDGNPLADISVLCGQGEHLALVMQAGRLHRQPA is encoded by the coding sequence ATGAAACAGATCCTGCTTAAGGGCGGCAACGTCCTCGACCCTGCCCACGGCAGCCTCCTGCAACGCCACGATGTGCTGATCGAGGGCGAACGCATCGCCGAAGTATCGGCCACGCCGATCCACGCCCCCGCCGCACAGGTGATCGACCTCGCCGGCAAGACCGTGATGCCCGGGCTGATCGACTGCCACGTGCACGTGCTGGCCTCGCTGGCCAACCTCGGCCTGAACGCGGTGCAGCCTAATGTACTGGTGGCGTTTCGCGCCATGCCGATCATGAAGGCCATGCTCGAGCGCGGCTTCACTACCGTGCGCGATGCGGGCGGCGCCGACTGGGGCCTGTCACAGGCAATCGAGACCGGCCTGGTGCCGGGCCCGCGCATCTTCCCGTCCGGCAAGGCTCTGTCGCAGACCGGCGGGCACGGCGACTTCCGCCCGCGAGCCGATGTGCTGGAGCCATGCTCGTGCGCCTTTCGCGCCGGCGCCATCGCCCGTGTGGCCGATGGCGTGGACGCGGTGCGCCTGGCGGTGCGCGAAGAGATCCAAAAGGGTGCCATGCAGATCAAGATCATGGCGTCCGGCGGCGTGGCTTCGCCCACCGACCCGATCGGCAACACGCAATACAGCGAAGACGAGATCCGCGCCATCGTGGCGGAGGCCGAGGCAGCCCAGACGTATGTGATGGCGCACGCCTACACCGGCCGCGCCATCGCGCGCGCGGTGCGCTGCGGCGTGCGCACCATCGAGCACGGCAACCTGGTCGACCACGCAGCCGCGCGCGTGATGCGCGAGCATGGCGCGTTCGTGGTACCCACCCTGGTCACCTACGAGTCGCTCGCGCGCGACGGCGCACGCCTGGGCTTGCCGGCGGCATCGGTGGCCAAGATCGAAACCGTGCGCCAGGCCGGCCGCGACTCGCTCGGCATCTACGCGCAAGCCGGCGTGCCGATGGGCTTTGGCTCCGACCTGCTGGGCGAGATGCACCAGGACCAGTCGGATGAGTTCCGCATCCGCGCGGAGCTGCTCGGCAACCTGGAAGCGATCCGCAGCGCCACCTCGATCGCCGCCGCGATCCTGCAGCGCGAAGGCGAGCTCGGCACCGTGCGGGTCGGCGCGCTGGCGGACCTGATCGCGGTCGATGGCAACCCGCTGGCGGACATCAGTGTGCTGTGCGGCCAGGGCGAGCACCTGGCGTTGGTGATGCAGGCAGGACGGCTGCATCGCCAGCCCGCCTGA
- a CDS encoding Bug family tripartite tricarboxylate transporter substrate binding protein: MRIPATSRALALAVPALFAAAGVAMPAQAADAWPTHVIKFVVPFTAGGANDLVARAAADAVGKRLGQTVMIENRPGAGGVVGADYVAKAKPDGYTFLIGAVGTVTNSLIRAKMPYAADDLVPVSLVAVSPSVIVVSPSLPVNNLKELVEYSKKQASGANFATAGSGSTPHFVEEMLKEKGAVLTVVPYKSGSESITAVIGNQVTATSEASVVVLPNIKAGKLKALGATWDKRMSAAPNIATTAEQGMPDVRIGHWAGVFAPKGTDPAILKKMNAEMSAAMQTQETRDRLIPNGIEPAGGTQESFIAFIKSERERLGRIAKNANMTAE; the protein is encoded by the coding sequence ATGCGTATTCCCGCCACCAGCCGCGCGCTGGCCCTCGCCGTTCCCGCCCTGTTCGCCGCTGCCGGCGTCGCCATGCCCGCGCAGGCCGCCGATGCCTGGCCGACCCACGTGATCAAGTTCGTCGTGCCGTTCACCGCTGGTGGCGCCAACGACCTGGTGGCGCGCGCGGCCGCCGACGCGGTTGGCAAGCGGCTCGGCCAGACCGTGATGATCGAGAATCGCCCGGGCGCTGGCGGCGTGGTGGGTGCGGACTACGTGGCCAAGGCCAAGCCGGATGGCTACACCTTCCTGATCGGCGCCGTTGGCACTGTCACCAACAGCCTGATCCGCGCCAAGATGCCCTACGCGGCCGACGACCTGGTGCCGGTCTCGCTGGTCGCGGTGAGCCCGTCCGTGATCGTGGTCTCGCCGTCCCTGCCGGTGAACAACCTGAAGGAGCTGGTCGAGTACTCCAAGAAGCAGGCTTCGGGCGCCAACTTCGCCACCGCCGGCAGTGGCAGCACGCCGCACTTTGTCGAGGAGATGCTCAAGGAAAAAGGCGCGGTGCTGACCGTGGTGCCTTACAAGAGCGGCTCGGAGAGCATTACCGCGGTGATCGGCAACCAGGTCACGGCGACCTCCGAGGCCAGTGTGGTGGTGCTGCCCAACATCAAGGCCGGCAAGCTCAAGGCACTGGGCGCGACCTGGGACAAGCGCATGAGCGCGGCGCCGAACATCGCGACCACTGCCGAGCAAGGCATGCCGGACGTGCGCATCGGCCACTGGGCCGGCGTGTTCGCGCCCAAGGGCACGGACCCCGCCATCCTCAAGAAGATGAACGCCGAAATGAGCGCCGCCATGCAGACGCAGGAGACGCGCGACCGGTTGATTCCCAACGGCATCGAACCCGCCGGCGGCACGCAGGAGAGCTTCATCGCCTTCATCAAGTCGGAGCGCGAACGCCTTGGCCGTATCGCAAAGAACGCCAACATGACAGCGGAATAA
- a CDS encoding TonB-dependent receptor, producing the protein MNRRTPIATALLALFATPVVTLAQTVATAPARQPATTLQEVVVQGGRANDDYNAVKNSVSKLPEELRDIPQSVTVVNKALIDAQGGTSLADALRNVPGITIGAAEGGQIGNSINLNGFSARTDIYLDGFRDRGQYYRDVFALESVEVLMGPSSMLFGRGSTGGVINQVTKKPSLKAATEVTGSVTTNGLVRATADYNTPTGETSAFRIAAMAQDGKASTRDQTTVKDFGLAPSWRLGIGTPTEITLSALVQHNEDMADYGFPAINGHPVNVDRKTAYGFNDDRTIQDVAALNATVDHKFSPNLRLRNQTQFNYVNTNARETAPNAVGTVGAKGFTALTTTSLPLDALSVRLQSHDRHIRDYSIFNQTELTAKFDTGPVKHTVLVGAEIGHDGYDNQNYYRNGACNGVALNAAATATAAAGTSGYAACEPLVNPTYGNSPANAPSTVGNRQGASANTLAAYINDSVEFSKQWKMVAGLRYDRYLASITNSVNSTNTRGSTVLSSADQTVNFTSVRLGGIWQPTEAQSYYVSYGTSFNPSLEQLVGTVGQQNLDPEKNKSYEVGGKWDLMGGDLSLTSAAFQITKDNARSQIDATTYSLAGKIRVRGFRAGATGRITSKWQVFAGYTFLDADIVNGIAAGTQGMTPANTPKHTATAWTSYAVLPNWEVGGGAFYMSQRYANNTDTVQVGGYVRWDGMIAYHQPKYDVRLNLFNVFDKKYFDALIPSDGGRSVPGTGRTAMLSVVYRM; encoded by the coding sequence ATGAATCGCCGCACGCCGATCGCGACTGCCCTGCTCGCGCTGTTCGCCACGCCCGTTGTCACCCTGGCCCAGACGGTCGCCACTGCCCCCGCCAGGCAGCCCGCGACGACGCTGCAGGAAGTGGTGGTGCAAGGCGGCCGTGCCAACGATGACTACAACGCGGTGAAGAATTCGGTCAGCAAGCTGCCCGAGGAACTGCGCGACATCCCGCAATCGGTGACGGTGGTCAACAAAGCGCTGATCGACGCGCAGGGCGGCACCTCGCTGGCGGATGCACTGCGTAATGTGCCGGGCATCACCATCGGCGCAGCCGAGGGCGGCCAGATCGGCAACAGCATCAACCTCAACGGGTTCTCCGCGCGCACCGACATCTATCTGGATGGCTTCCGCGACCGCGGCCAGTACTATCGCGACGTCTTCGCGCTGGAATCGGTGGAAGTGCTGATGGGGCCCTCGTCGATGCTGTTCGGGCGTGGATCCACCGGCGGCGTGATCAACCAGGTCACCAAGAAGCCGTCGCTGAAAGCGGCCACGGAAGTCACCGGCTCGGTGACCACCAACGGCCTGGTGCGCGCCACCGCCGACTACAACACGCCTACGGGTGAGACCTCGGCCTTCCGCATCGCGGCGATGGCGCAGGACGGCAAGGCAAGCACGCGCGACCAGACGACGGTGAAGGATTTCGGCCTTGCGCCGTCCTGGCGCCTGGGCATCGGCACCCCCACCGAGATCACGCTGTCGGCGCTGGTGCAGCATAACGAAGACATGGCCGACTATGGCTTCCCAGCGATCAACGGGCATCCGGTCAACGTCGACCGCAAGACGGCCTACGGCTTCAATGACGACCGCACCATCCAGGATGTCGCCGCGCTCAACGCCACTGTCGACCACAAGTTCTCGCCCAACCTGCGGCTGCGCAACCAGACCCAGTTCAACTACGTCAACACCAATGCGCGCGAGACCGCGCCGAACGCCGTCGGCACGGTCGGCGCCAAGGGCTTCACCGCCCTCACCACCACCAGCCTGCCGCTGGATGCGCTGTCGGTACGCCTGCAAAGCCACGACCGGCATATCCGCGACTACTCGATCTTCAACCAGACCGAGCTGACCGCCAAGTTCGACACCGGCCCGGTCAAGCACACCGTGCTGGTTGGCGCCGAGATTGGCCACGATGGCTATGACAACCAGAACTACTACCGCAACGGCGCTTGCAACGGCGTGGCGCTGAACGCCGCCGCGACCGCCACCGCGGCAGCCGGCACCAGCGGCTACGCAGCCTGCGAGCCGCTCGTGAACCCGACCTATGGCAACTCGCCGGCAAACGCGCCGAGCACGGTCGGCAACCGGCAGGGCGCCTCGGCCAATACGCTGGCGGCCTACATCAATGACTCGGTCGAGTTCAGCAAGCAGTGGAAGATGGTGGCCGGCCTGCGTTACGACCGGTACCTGGCCAGCATCACCAATTCGGTCAACTCGACCAACACGCGGGGCAGCACCGTGCTGTCCAGCGCCGACCAGACCGTCAACTTCACCAGCGTGCGGCTGGGTGGCATCTGGCAGCCGACCGAGGCCCAGTCCTACTACGTGTCGTATGGCACATCGTTCAATCCGTCGCTGGAGCAGTTGGTGGGCACCGTGGGCCAGCAGAACCTGGACCCGGAGAAGAACAAGTCCTATGAAGTGGGCGGCAAATGGGACCTGATGGGCGGTGACCTGTCGCTGACCTCGGCCGCGTTCCAGATCACCAAGGACAACGCGCGCAGCCAGATCGACGCTACCACCTATTCGCTGGCCGGCAAGATCCGCGTGCGCGGGTTCCGTGCCGGCGCCACCGGGCGCATCACCAGCAAGTGGCAAGTGTTCGCCGGCTACACCTTCCTGGACGCCGACATCGTCAACGGCATTGCCGCCGGCACCCAGGGCATGACGCCGGCCAATACGCCCAAGCACACCGCGACGGCATGGACCAGCTACGCCGTGCTGCCGAACTGGGAAGTGGGCGGTGGCGCCTTCTATATGTCGCAGCGCTACGCCAACAACACGGACACCGTGCAGGTGGGCGGCTACGTGCGCTGGGACGGCATGATCGCCTACCATCAGCCTAAGTACGACGTGCGCCTGAACCTGTTCAACGTGTTCGACAAGAAGTATTTCGATGCACTGATCCCGTCGGACGGCGGCCGCTCGGTGCCGGGTACCGGCCGCACCGCGATGCTGTCCGTCGTCTACCGCATGTAA
- a CDS encoding Fe2+-dependent dioxygenase, whose product MLVCIPKVLNAEQLAAVRQQLDQAGEAWVNGRVSAGYSGAPVKFNQQIDERSDVALQCQQLIVSVLERNPLFISAALPNIVYPPMFNRYSEGMTFGAHVDGSVRIHPHNGRKLRTDISATLFLSDPASYDGGELQVEDTYGTHSVKLEAGDMVIYPATSLHQVTPITRGTRVASFFWIQSLVRDDAQRALLFDLDNAIQKLNQTGADDGARRSLVGCYHNLLRQWTET is encoded by the coding sequence ATGCTTGTCTGCATTCCCAAGGTCCTCAACGCGGAGCAGCTCGCCGCCGTGCGCCAGCAGCTCGACCAGGCTGGGGAGGCCTGGGTGAATGGCCGCGTATCGGCCGGCTACTCCGGCGCGCCGGTCAAGTTCAACCAGCAGATCGACGAGCGCTCCGACGTGGCGCTGCAGTGCCAGCAGCTGATCGTGAGCGTGCTCGAGCGCAATCCGCTGTTCATCAGCGCGGCGCTGCCCAATATCGTCTACCCGCCGATGTTCAACCGCTACAGCGAGGGCATGACCTTCGGCGCGCATGTGGATGGCAGCGTGCGCATTCATCCGCACAATGGCCGCAAGCTGCGCACCGATATCTCGGCCACGCTGTTCCTCAGCGACCCCGCCAGCTACGACGGCGGCGAGCTACAGGTGGAAGACACTTACGGCACCCACAGCGTCAAGCTGGAAGCCGGCGACATGGTGATCTACCCCGCCACCAGCCTGCACCAGGTCACGCCGATCACGCGCGGCACGCGCGTGGCCAGCTTCTTCTGGATCCAGAGCCTGGTGCGCGACGACGCGCAGCGCGCGCTGCTGTTCGACCTCGACAACGCCATCCAGAAGCTCAACCAGACCGGCGCCGACGATGGCGCGCGGCGCTCGCTGGTAGGTTGCTACCACAACTTGCTGCGTCAGTGGACCGAGACCTGA
- a CDS encoding tautomerase family protein — translation MPHINLQISGKPNASLTRRSAAAVAELTQRVLGKKPEVIAVCVQYIDHDAWIIGGEPLSEQGRNAFHLDISVTDETNTKAEKAQYLKAVFEALSELIGNVHPVSYIHVVDARAATYGYGGLTQEYRYHHG, via the coding sequence ATGCCCCACATCAACCTGCAGATCTCCGGCAAGCCCAACGCATCGCTGACCCGCCGCAGCGCCGCCGCCGTGGCCGAGCTGACCCAGCGCGTGCTCGGCAAGAAGCCGGAGGTCATCGCCGTCTGCGTGCAGTACATCGACCACGACGCCTGGATCATCGGCGGCGAGCCACTCTCGGAGCAGGGCCGCAATGCGTTCCACCTCGACATCAGCGTGACGGACGAAACCAACACCAAGGCCGAGAAGGCGCAGTACCTGAAGGCCGTGTTCGAAGCCTTGTCGGAGCTGATCGGCAACGTCCATCCGGTCTCGTACATCCACGTGGTGGATGCGCGTGCGGCCACCTACGGCTACGGCGGCCTGACACAGGAGTACCGCTACCACCACGGTTGA
- a CDS encoding GntP family permease: MSFLIVLAALAFLMFAAYRGYSVILFAPVAALGAVLLTEPAAVAPVFSGIFMEKMVGFVKLYFPVFLLGAVFGKVIELSGFSESIVAAAIRYIGRSRANAVIVTVCALLTYGGVSLFVVVFAVYPFAAELYRQSNIPKRLMPGAIALGAFSFTMDSLPGTPQIQNIIPTTFFKTTTWAAPVLGLLGSLFIIGVGLSYLEWRRRAAMARGEGYGTALRNEPERSQTGHLPHPALALLPLVVVGVANFVFTRMIPQWYGSSYSVSLPGLAKPVQTQIATVTAIWAVEAALLLGIVVVLATAFGAVRERFAEGSKSAIGGALLAAMNTASEYGFGGVIAALPGFLVVSDALKSIPNPLVNAAVSVSTLAGITGSASGGMSIALAAMSDTFIHGAQAAGIPLDVLHRVVSMASGGMDTLPHNGAVITLLAVTGLTHRESYRDIFAVTAIKTLAVFFVITVYYVTGLV; this comes from the coding sequence ATGTCCTTCCTGATCGTCCTGGCCGCCCTGGCCTTCCTGATGTTTGCGGCCTACCGTGGCTACAGCGTCATCCTGTTCGCCCCGGTGGCCGCGCTTGGCGCCGTCCTGCTGACCGAGCCCGCCGCCGTGGCGCCGGTCTTCTCCGGCATCTTCATGGAGAAGATGGTCGGCTTCGTCAAACTGTATTTCCCGGTCTTCCTGCTGGGCGCCGTGTTCGGCAAGGTGATCGAGCTGTCGGGCTTCTCGGAGTCCATCGTAGCCGCCGCCATCCGCTATATCGGCCGCTCGCGGGCCAATGCGGTGATCGTCACCGTCTGCGCGCTGCTGACCTATGGCGGCGTCTCCCTGTTCGTGGTGGTGTTCGCCGTCTATCCCTTCGCGGCGGAGCTTTACCGGCAGAGCAACATCCCCAAGCGGCTGATGCCGGGCGCCATTGCGCTGGGCGCGTTCTCGTTCACCATGGATTCGCTGCCGGGCACGCCGCAGATCCAGAACATCATCCCCACCACCTTCTTCAAGACCACGACCTGGGCCGCGCCGGTGCTGGGCCTGCTCGGCTCGTTGTTCATCATCGGGGTGGGCCTGTCCTACCTGGAGTGGCGCCGCCGCGCGGCCATGGCGCGTGGCGAGGGCTACGGCACTGCGTTGCGCAACGAGCCGGAGCGCAGCCAGACCGGCCACCTGCCGCATCCGGCGCTGGCGCTGCTGCCGCTGGTGGTGGTGGGCGTGGCCAACTTCGTCTTTACGCGCATGATCCCGCAGTGGTACGGCAGCAGCTACAGCGTGTCGCTGCCCGGGCTGGCCAAGCCCGTGCAGACGCAGATCGCTACCGTGACCGCGATCTGGGCGGTGGAGGCGGCCCTGCTGCTGGGCATCGTGGTGGTGCTGGCGACCGCGTTCGGCGCGGTGCGCGAGCGCTTTGCCGAGGGCAGCAAGAGCGCCATCGGCGGCGCGCTGCTGGCCGCCATGAATACCGCCTCGGAATATGGCTTCGGTGGCGTGATCGCCGCCCTGCCCGGTTTCCTGGTCGTCAGCGACGCGCTCAAGAGCATCCCCAACCCGCTGGTCAATGCCGCCGTCTCGGTCAGCACGCTGGCCGGCATCACGGGTTCGGCCTCGGGCGGCATGAGCATCGCGCTGGCCGCCATGTCGGACACCTTCATCCATGGCGCGCAGGCCGCCGGCATCCCGCTCGACGTGCTCCACCGCGTGGTGTCGATGGCCAGTGGCGGCATGGATACGCTGCCGCACAACGGCGCCGTGATCACCTTGCTGGCGGTGACGGGCCTCACGCACCGGGAGTCCTACCGCGACATTTTCGCGGTGACCGCCATCAAGACGCTGGCCGTGTTCTTCGTGATCACGGTCTACTACGTGACCGGCCTGGTCTGA